In a single window of the Anaerocolumna cellulosilytica genome:
- a CDS encoding aspartate carbamoyltransferase regulatory subunit: protein MLNIGGLNQGIVIDHIEAGGAMNIYSYLNLEKLDCSVAIIKNAKSNKMGKKDIIKIEGTLDIELDILGVLDRNITVNIIDDGMIKEKRNLKLPEKVTNIIKCKNPRCITSIERDLPHSFRLTDREKGVYRCIYCEQAFKRI from the coding sequence ATGTTAAACATAGGCGGATTAAATCAAGGTATTGTCATTGACCATATTGAGGCTGGCGGAGCTATGAATATCTATTCTTATCTGAACCTTGAAAAATTAGATTGTAGTGTTGCTATTATTAAGAATGCCAAAAGTAACAAAATGGGTAAAAAAGACATTATAAAAATAGAAGGAACTTTGGATATTGAATTAGATATCCTTGGAGTTCTAGATAGAAATATTACTGTCAATATAATTGATGACGGCATGATTAAAGAAAAAAGGAACCTGAAACTTCCTGAAAAAGTAACTAATATTATAAAATGTAAAAATCCAAGATGCATAACTTCAATTGAACGGGATTTGCCCCATAGCTTTCGTCTGACTGACCGAGAAAAGGGTGTTTATCGCTGTATTTATTGCGAGCAGGCCTTTAAGCGAATTTAA
- the pyrB gene encoding aspartate carbamoyltransferase — protein sequence MKHLISPLDLTVSELKEILDLAGEIIQNPKKYATVCQGKKLATLFYEPSTRTRLSFEAAMLNLGGSILGFSSADSSSASKGESVADTIRVISSYADICAMRHPKEGAPLVASSYSSIPVINAGDGGHNHPTQTLTDLLTIQTLKGKLNNLTIGFCGDLKFGRTVHSLINALVRYENMNFMLISPEELKIPAYLREEVLDANKIPYQEVKLLEQVMPSLDLLYMTRVQRERFFNEEDYIRLKDSFILDAKKMEFAKEDMLVLHPLPRVNEIATEVDSDPRAVYFKQAEYGVYVRMALIMKLLEVA from the coding sequence ATGAAACATCTGATTAGTCCGTTGGACTTAACAGTTTCTGAATTGAAGGAAATCCTTGATTTAGCTGGTGAAATCATTCAAAATCCGAAAAAATATGCTACTGTGTGTCAGGGCAAAAAATTAGCGACTTTATTTTATGAACCAAGTACAAGAACCAGATTAAGTTTTGAAGCTGCTATGCTGAATTTAGGCGGCAGTATTTTAGGTTTTTCTTCTGCTGATTCATCTTCTGCATCAAAAGGCGAAAGCGTTGCCGATACCATTCGTGTCATTTCCAGTTACGCTGATATATGTGCTATGCGTCATCCAAAAGAAGGTGCTCCCTTAGTTGCTTCTTCTTATTCTTCCATTCCTGTAATCAATGCCGGTGACGGCGGTCACAATCATCCTACACAAACATTAACTGATTTATTAACCATTCAGACCTTAAAAGGCAAATTAAATAATCTGACTATTGGTTTTTGCGGAGATTTAAAATTTGGCCGAACTGTTCATTCCTTAATTAACGCATTAGTACGTTATGAAAACATGAATTTTATGTTGATATCTCCGGAAGAATTAAAGATACCTGCTTATTTAAGAGAAGAAGTGTTGGACGCAAATAAGATTCCATATCAGGAAGTAAAGCTACTGGAACAAGTTATGCCAAGTCTTGATTTACTTTATATGACAAGAGTTCAAAGAGAACGCTTCTTTAACGAAGAAGATTATATCCGCTTAAAGGATTCCTTCATACTGGATGCCAAGAAAATGGAATTTGCCAAAGAGGACATGCTGGTACTCCACCCTCTGCCCCGTGTAAATGAAATCGCAACTGAGGTGGACTCCGACCCAAGAGCTGTGTATTTTAAACAAGCAGAGTATGGTGTATACGTTAGAATGGCATTGATTATGAAATTGCTGGAGGTGGCTTAA
- a CDS encoding ferredoxin: protein MKSNVDPELCISCELCTNLCPEVYSMGEDGYAHAIEGDIPEEQLSDAENARDSCPTSAIDLD, encoded by the coding sequence GTGAAATCAAATGTAGATCCAGAGCTTTGCATATCCTGCGAATTGTGTACCAATCTATGTCCGGAGGTTTATAGTATGGGAGAGGATGGTTATGCCCATGCGATTGAGGGAGATATTCCTGAGGAACAGCTTTCGGATGCTGAAAATGCAAGAGATAGCTGTCCAACTAGTGCAATAGATTTAGACTAG
- the uxaC gene encoding glucuronate isomerase, with protein sequence MKKFMGKNFLLSTDTAKTLYHDYAAKMPIIDYHCHINPKEIAENRTFENITQVWLGGDHYKWRQMRSNGVDEKYITGDAPDREKFQKWAETLQKAIGNPLYHWSHLELQRYFGYYGTLNADTAEEVWNLCNEKLKTSALSVRSIIKSSNVETICTTDDPIDSLEWHSKIKEDTSFDVKVLPAFRPDKAMNIEKPDYLEYLDKLSGVSGITINSFSSLCQALNNRIAFFDSKDCKVSDHALEYVMYQSATTEEIEAIFAKRTSGASLSEQELLQFKTAFMVYVGKKYHEYGWVMQLHYGTKRDNNTLMFNKLGADTGYDCINTYSSSAQMANFLNALNTTDQLPKTIIYSLNPNDNAAIGTVLGCFQDSSVAGKVQQGSAWWFNDHKVGMTDQMTSLANLGLLANFVGMLTDSRSFLSYTRHEYFRRILCDLIGNWVENGEYPDDIAFLGNLVQDISYNNTKKYFKF encoded by the coding sequence ATGAAGAAATTTATGGGCAAGAACTTTTTACTTTCCACGGATACAGCTAAGACTCTGTATCATGACTACGCAGCTAAGATGCCGATTATCGATTATCATTGCCATATTAATCCAAAGGAAATTGCTGAAAACAGAACCTTCGAGAATATAACTCAAGTATGGCTTGGAGGAGATCACTACAAATGGAGACAGATGCGCTCAAACGGTGTAGATGAAAAATACATTACAGGAGATGCACCTGACAGGGAAAAATTCCAGAAATGGGCTGAGACTTTACAAAAAGCTATCGGTAATCCATTGTATCACTGGAGTCATCTGGAATTACAGCGTTATTTCGGTTACTATGGTACACTTAATGCAGATACTGCTGAAGAAGTCTGGAACCTTTGCAATGAAAAGTTAAAGACTTCTGCTTTAAGTGTTCGCAGCATTATCAAATCCTCCAATGTAGAAACCATCTGTACGACTGATGACCCTATCGATTCTTTAGAATGGCACAGTAAGATTAAAGAAGACACTTCCTTCGATGTGAAAGTTCTTCCTGCTTTCCGTCCGGACAAGGCAATGAACATAGAAAAACCTGATTATCTTGAATATTTAGATAAATTATCAGGTGTAAGCGGCATTACCATAAATAGTTTTTCATCACTTTGCCAGGCGCTTAATAACCGTATTGCTTTCTTTGATTCCAAAGATTGTAAAGTATCTGATCATGCCTTAGAATACGTTATGTATCAATCTGCTACTACTGAAGAGATTGAAGCTATCTTTGCAAAGAGAACCTCCGGTGCTTCCTTAAGCGAACAGGAATTGTTACAATTTAAAACTGCTTTCATGGTATATGTAGGCAAAAAATACCATGAGTATGGCTGGGTTATGCAGCTTCACTATGGAACAAAAAGAGATAATAACACACTTATGTTTAACAAGTTAGGTGCTGATACCGGTTATGACTGCATTAATACTTACAGCTCTTCTGCCCAGATGGCAAACTTTTTAAATGCCTTAAATACCACTGACCAACTTCCAAAGACAATCATTTATTCCTTAAATCCTAACGATAATGCTGCTATCGGTACAGTTCTTGGCTGTTTCCAGGATTCCAGTGTAGCCGGTAAGGTTCAGCAGGGTTCTGCTTGGTGGTTTAATGACCATAAGGTTGGTATGACTGACCAGATGACTTCTCTTGCCAACTTAGGACTATTAGCTAATTTTGTTGGTATGTTAACTGATTCCAGAAGCTTCTTATCTTATACAAGACATGAATATTTCAGAAGAATCCTTTGCGATTTAATTGGTAACTGGGTTGAAAACGGCGAATATCCGGATGACATAGCTTTCCTTGGTAATTTAGTACAGGATATTTCTTATAACAATACCAAGAAATACTTTAAATTTTAA